In Macadamia integrifolia cultivar HAES 741 chromosome 1, SCU_Mint_v3, whole genome shotgun sequence, a single window of DNA contains:
- the LOC122079724 gene encoding heparan-alpha-glucosaminide N-acetyltransferase-like, which translates to MEEQASKNPFTNRENIFMEIEIQDSPKKKLTPSGRGGEGAFKKSQRVVSLDVFRGFTVALMIFVDHLGGILPVISHSPWNGVNLADFVVPFFLFIVGVAIALMYKRLPNKCVATKAALLRTLKLIILGLILQGGYFHGINDLTYGVDFKRIRFMGTLQRIAIAYIFTALCEIWFKGDREVDSELSLLVKYQFHWIAGFVITVIYLSLLYGLYVPDWEYQIPSGGSSSSSSSSVTKTFLVKCGVRGDTGPACNAVGMIDRKILGINHLYIRPTFARTKQCSVKSPRYGPLPPDAPPWCQAPFDPEGLLGSIMAIVTCLIGLHYGHVIVHFRGHKERILNWTIPAVSLLVIGIVLDCLGIHGNKNLYSFSYMCNTTSAAGVLFIAFYAPVDVFGYRWPTKGLEWMGKHALMIYILLGCNLLPTLLQGFYWENPQNNFLRLIGIKT; encoded by the coding sequence ATGGAAGAACAAGCAAGTAAGAATCCTTTCACCAATAGGGAAAACATATTCATGGAGATAGAAATACAAGACAGtccaaagaagaaactcacACCTAGTggcagaggaggagaaggagctTTCAAGAAGTCGCAACGTGTTGTTTCCCTTGATGTTTTCCGTGGATTCACAGTGGCGTTGATGATTTTTGTCGATCACCTCGGTGGAATCCTTCCGGTGATTAGTCACTCACCATGGAACGGTGTAAACCTTGCAGATTTTGTTGTTCCATTTTTCTTATTCATTGTAGGAGTTGCCATTGCATTAATGTATAAAAGATTGCCAAATAAGTGTGTAGCAACTAAGGCGGCTCTACTTAGGACACTGAAATTGATAATACTAGGCCTTATACTCCAAGGAGGTTACTTCCATGGCATCAATGATCTTACTTATGGTGTTGATTTTAAAAGAATCAGATTTATGGGTACTTTGCAGAGAATTGCAATTGCTTATATTTTTACAGCTCTATGTGAGATTTGGTTCAAGGGAGATAGAGAAGTTGACTCAGAATTGTCATTGTTGGTGAAATATCAATTCCATTGGATTGCTGGTTTTGTGATTACCGTAATATACCTAAGCTTGTTATATGGTTTATATGTACCAGACTGGGAGTATCAAATTCCAAGTggaggttcttcttcttcttcttcatcatctgtgaCAAAGACATTCTTAGTAAAGTGTGGTGTAAGAGGCGATACCGGACCTGCTTGCAATGCCGTCGGAATGATTGATCGGAAGATCCTGGGTATCAATCATTTGTATATAAGACCAACCTTTGCAAGGACTAAGCAATGTAGTGTTAAATCGCCAAGATATGGTCCTCTTCCTCCTGATGCTCCTCCATGGTGTCAAGCTCCATTTGATCCTGAAGGACTCTTAGGTTCCATTATGGCCATTGTTACTTGCTTGATAGGGCTACATTATGGACATGTAATTGTACATTTTAGAGGTCACAAGGAAAGGATATTGAATTGGACGATCCCTGCAGTTAGTCTTTTAGTCATTGGTATTGTCTTAGATTGTTTGGGAATTCATGGTAACAAGAATCTTTACAGTTTTAGCTACATGTGTAACACAACAAGTGCCGCAGGTGTTCTCTTCATCGCGTTTTATGCTCCGGTTGATGTGTTCGGGTATCGGTGGCCAACAAAAGGGTTGGAGTGGATGGGGAagcatgcattgatgatttacaTTCTCTTAGGCTGTAATTTATTGCCTACTCTTCTGCAAGGATTCTATTGGGAAAATCCTCAAAATAACTTTTTGAGATTGATCGGAATCAAAACATGA